Genomic DNA from Lentisphaerota bacterium:
GAGCCCCCACCACTCGAGCGTGTCAATCGAGCCGGTGCGATGCGGATAGCGGCCGGTCAGCAGGCAGGCGCGCGACGGGTTGCACACCGGTGACGCCGAGTAGTGCTGCGTCAGACAGGTTCCCTCACGGATCAGTCCGTCCAGGGTCGGCGTGTTGGACAGTCCGTTGTTGAACGCGCTGAAATCGCCATAACCAAGATCATCAGCCAGGAGGAAAACAATGTTGGGTCGTCGGGTCATGTTCGTGTTCCTTTCACTTATTTGATCGGTGAAACCAGGAGTAATGGTGCCTGGGTCCAGCGGGCTTCATCACTTCCGGTGCAGGCGTCGGCACCTCGGGCCATGCGTCACCGGAGCGCCGGCACCAGTCATGCAGCGCTTCCGCCAGCTTGGCCTGCTGCCCAGCGTACTGCGGATCCTCCGCCAGGTTGTGCGTTTCCAGAGGATCTGCGGCCAGATGATACAGCTCGTGATCACCCTCACGCGATTCGACGTACTTCCAGTCACGCGTCATCCACATGCGCAGCGGACTCATTAAATCGGTCCAACTCGTGGAATGGAATTCCGCCTGAACCGCGTCGCGTACGCTGTCGGTCGCGCCCGTCATCAACGGACTCAGATCAACGCCCTGGACTTCCTGTGCGGGCGGCAGCCCGCAGATCGCAAGAATCGTCGGCACAAGATCAATCTGGGAGACCAGTCCAGCGGAGCGCGGGACGATCCCCTGCGCTCGCATTCCCGCCGGCGGACGGATGATCAGGGGGACGCGGATCAGCTCCTCGTACAGGCTCGCGCCCTTGAGGATCAGACTGTGACTCCCCATCAAGTCGCCGTGGTCGGAAGTAAAAATGAACAGTGTGTTGTCCAGTTGCCCGGTGTCGTTCAGGACGCCCAACATCCGGCCCATAAGATGGTCAATGTAGCTGACCGAGCCCAGATACCGCGCCCACATGGTTTTCAGTTCGGTCTCGGAGAACTGGAGCACCGACTGCAACTGCCGGTCGGCGCGCTGCAGCCAGCGCTGACCGCTTTCATCGCGGTAGTTCTCCGGTAGAACCATGTCGGCAGGGTCATACATCGAGAAGAACGGTTCTGGACAGACGAACGGCGCGTGCGGCTGGATGCAGGACCAGGTAAGGAGAAAGGGCGACTCGGCGCCGACGCGGCTTCGGATGTAGGTCTCGGCCTCGCTGCAGAGGTAGGTGGAGACGAAATGCGCCAGCGGCACTTGCGATGGCCCGCAGATGGTCCAGGTGTCATAGAGTTCGCGGTCCGGATGGCAGCCGTTCCGTTTGCCGGCTACATCGATTCCTTGCTTCTCCGCGTAGCGGGCGTAGTCGTTGTCCTCGGGTCGGCTGGTATCGCCCTCGCTCTCGCTGTAGCGGATGACGTGGTCCCGGAAGCCGCGGCGGTCGCTGCCGGTGCCCAAGTGCCACTTGCCGATATAGGCGGTATGGTAACCGGCGGGCCCGAGGTAGTCCGCCAGCACCTTCACGTCTTCGGAAAGCTGGAAGCGGTTGGCGCCTGGGCCCGCGTTCTGGTTGGTCACCATGCCGTGCGACGAAGGGAGGCGTCCCGACAGAATGGACGCCCGCGCCGGCGAGCACATGGGGCTGGTGCAGTAGGCATGTGTGAAGCGTGTGCCGCCCTCTGCCAGCCAGTCCAGGTGCGGCGTATGCA
This window encodes:
- a CDS encoding DUF4976 domain-containing protein, with amino-acid sequence MTTRKPNVVLVITDQQRFDTIRAAGGTTVHTPHLDWLAEGGTRFTHAYCTSPMCSPARASILSGRLPSSHGMVTNQNAGPGANRFQLSEDVKVLADYLGPAGYHTAYIGKWHLGTGSDRRGFRDHVIRYSESEGDTSRPEDNDYARYAEKQGIDVAGKRNGCHPDRELYDTWTICGPSQVPLAHFVSTYLCSEAETYIRSRVGAESPFLLTWSCIQPHAPFVCPEPFFSMYDPADMVLPENYRDESGQRWLQRADRQLQSVLQFSETELKTMWARYLGSVSYIDHLMGRMLGVLNDTGQLDNTLFIFTSDHGDLMGSHSLILKGASLYEELIRVPLIIRPPAGMRAQGIVPRSAGLVSQIDLVPTILAICGLPPAQEVQGVDLSPLMTGATDSVRDAVQAEFHSTSWTDLMSPLRMWMTRDWKYVESREGDHELYHLAADPLETHNLAEDPQYAGQQAKLAEALHDWCRRSGDAWPEVPTPAPEVMKPAGPRHHYSWFHRSNK